Proteins from a single region of Neomonachus schauinslandi chromosome 10, ASM220157v2, whole genome shotgun sequence:
- the LOC110587190 gene encoding transcription factor BTF3-like isoform X1: MPQVGNSIKIWTNTTMKETIMNQEKLAKLQAQGRIGGKGTACRKKKVVHRTATADDKKLQFSLKKFGVNNISGIEEVNMFTNQGPVLHFNNPKVQASLAVNAFTIPGYAETKQLTEMLPRILNQLAADSLTSLRRLAEALPKQSVDGKAPLATGEEDDDAVADLVENFDETSKNEAN; the protein is encoded by the exons ATGCCTCAAGTTGGGAATTCTATCAAAATATGGACAAATACAACA atgaaagaaactatcaTGAACCAGGAGAAACTCGCCAAACTGCAAGCACAAGGGCGCATTGGTGGGAAAGGAACTGCCTGCCGAAAGAAGAAGGTGGTTCATAGAACGGCtacagcagatgataaaaaaCTTCAGTTCTCCTTAAAGAAGTTCGGGGTAAACAATATCTCTGGTATTGAAGAAGTGAATATGTTCACAAACCAAGGACCAGTGCTCCACTTTAACAACCCCAAAGTTCAGGCATCGCTGGCTGTGAACGCTTTCACCATTCCAGGCTATGCTGAGACAAAGCAGCTGACAGAAATGCTACCCAGGATCTTAAATCAACTTGCTGCAGACAGTCTGACTAGTTTAAGAAGACTGGCTGAAGCTCTGCCCAAACAGTCTGTGGATGGAAAAGCACCACTTGCTACCGGAGAGGAGGATGATGATGCAGTTGCAgatcttgtggagaattttgatgaaacctccaagaatgaagcaaactga
- the LOC110587190 gene encoding transcription factor BTF3-like isoform X2 has translation MKETIMNQEKLAKLQAQGRIGGKGTACRKKKVVHRTATADDKKLQFSLKKFGVNNISGIEEVNMFTNQGPVLHFNNPKVQASLAVNAFTIPGYAETKQLTEMLPRILNQLAADSLTSLRRLAEALPKQYLVENFDETSKNEAN, from the exons atgaaagaaactatcaTGAACCAGGAGAAACTCGCCAAACTGCAAGCACAAGGGCGCATTGGTGGGAAAGGAACTGCCTGCCGAAAGAAGAAGGTGGTTCATAGAACGGCtacagcagatgataaaaaaCTTCAGTTCTCCTTAAAGAAGTTCGGGGTAAACAATATCTCTGGTATTGAAGAAGTGAATATGTTCACAAACCAAGGACCAGTGCTCCACTTTAACAACCCCAAAGTTCAGGCATCGCTGGCTGTGAACGCTTTCACCATTCCAGGCTATGCTGAGACAAAGCAGCTGACAGAAATGCTACCCAGGATCTTAAATCAACTTGCTGCAGACAGTCTGACTAGTTTAAGAAGACTGGCTGAAGCTCTGCCCAAACAGT atcttgtggagaattttgatgaaacctccaagaatgaagcaaactga